The proteins below are encoded in one region of Coffea arabica cultivar ET-39 chromosome 4c, Coffea Arabica ET-39 HiFi, whole genome shotgun sequence:
- the LOC113740088 gene encoding PX domain-containing protein EREL2-like — translation MNMYGGHHDYSLYLFDLGATDPTLIESLALHPTRRHSFDENNKSRGSPPPKQHRHDGTSPLPLGMDWSPPPRIWEGRNSVWPHDFRTGWSYCVTVPSWTIIPKGRGLDPTVFYRVQVGIQSPEGSTTLRGILRRFSDFLKLYSDLKRAFPKKKLPPAPSKGLLRTKSKELIEERRCSLGDWIEKLLSDIDLSRSFPVAVFLELEAAARSSFYEANQSASDANSPATFFVPADQILNYSDGSLVTGSSFASDYGNDSSYEASELGTARHGMDIHHELGMGNASYEPEITSAAIASVEDGGFSVNNLRPSKKPIEGNEKGFHHNMTLIDKDTVTDHHMLKTGASQFIANNEDKMEPLSGTQNLSNARTLSGDSIESDASSVVLERPDGSGAGQIDVLLTNSGHDVSIVLPTEEQNKMNRILNILKQRLNIARTDVEDLTARLSQELAVRQYLSTKVKDLETELEAMKQTGEESLQQAIINERERVTQVQWDMEELRRKCIEMELKLKSEQEQKGLLETTKNSIVLDNDRLRQELDVAKEQVENLLKHHEESETKSKLDLKILAKEVKSLRNSQLELKQDLVRLANEKIEAERILQEERQRREHSNAANAKLLHECEVLRSRLEECSVNFLIEEEIKLSMDTSSPSEAIDILGTSDNRIGLLLAEAQLLAEDVENIVASASSSTAGRATRTRDDELRKMLTDVFIDNASLRTQINSILRYALDKSPDKSEKDAEETSSRESILSKFLER, via the exons ATGAATATGTATGGAGGACACCACGATTACTCGCTCTACCTATTCGATTTGGGCGCCACCGATCCTACTCTCATCGAATCTCTAGCTCTCCATCCCACAAGACGACACAGTTTCGATGAGAACAACAAGAGTAGGGGTAGTCCGCCCCCGAAGCAGCACCGACACGACGGTACTTCGCCGCTCCCATTAGGCATGGATTGGAGCCCTCCCCCTCGCATTTGG GAAGGACGGAACTCTGTTTGGCCACACGACTTTCGTACAGGGTGGAGCTATTGCGTCACAGTTCCTTCTTGGACTATCATACCAAAAGGCAGAGGTTTAGATCCTACTGTG TTCTACAGGGTTCAAGTTGGTATCCAGTCACCAGAAGGATCTACTACTTTACGAGGAATATTAAGAAGATTTAGCGATTTCTTGAAGCTATATTCTGAT cTTAAAAGGGCATTTCCCAAGAAAAAATTGCCCCCAGCTCCATCCAAAGGGCTTTTGAGGACAAAAAGCAAGGAGCTGATAGAGGAA CGTAGGTGTTCTTTGGGGGATTGGATTGAAAAGTTGCTGTCTGATATTGATTTGTCGAGGAGTTTTCCTGTTGCGGTCTTTCTTGAGCTTGAAGCGGCTGCAAGGTCGT CATTCTATGAGGCAAATCAGAGTGCTTCAGATGCAAATTCACCTGCCACTTTTTTTGTTCCCGCCGATCAAATTTTGAACTATTCAGATGGTTCTTTAGTTACTGGTTCATCATTTGCATCAGATTATGGGAATGATTCTAGTTACGAGGCATCTGAGCTTGGGACAGCAAGGCATGGAATGGATATTCACCATGAACTTGGCATGGGTAATGCATCATATGAACCAGAAATCACCAGTGCAGCAATAGCGAGTGTCGAGGATGGCGGGTTCTCTGTGAATAATTTGAGGCCTTCAAAGAAGCCTATTGAAGGGAATGAAAAAGGTTTCCATCATAACATGACGTTGATTGACAAGGATACTGTAACAGACCACCACATGCTTAAAACAGGTGCTTCACAGTTTATAGCTAATAACGAAGACAAAATGGAACCTCTTTCTGGAACTCAAAATCTGAGCAATGCTAGGACACTATCGGGAGATAGTATTGAAAGTGACGCAAGTTCTGTAGTGCTTGAACGTCCTGATGGTTCTGGTGCTGGACAAATTGATGTTTTGCTCACAAACTCAGGACATGATGTATCAATTGTTCTTCCAACTGAAGAACAGAATAAGATGAACAGAATTCTCAATATTTTAAAACAAAGGCTAAATATAGCAAGGACAGATGTAGAAGATCTCACTGCAAGATTAAGTCAAGAGCTTGCTGTCAGACAATATCTTTCAACAAAG GTGAAGGATTTAGAAACTGAACTTGAAGCCATGAAGCAGACTGGAGAAGAAAGCTTGCAGCAGGCAATCATAAATGAAAGAGAAAGAGTTACTCAAGTGCAATGGGATATGGAGGAACTTAGGAGAAAGTGTATAGAGAtggagttgaagttgaaaagtGAACAG GAGCAGAAGggtcttcttgaaacaaccaaAAACTCCATTGTCCTTGACAATGATAGGTTGCGGCAGGAATTGGATGTTGCCAAGGAGCAGGTTGAGAATCTCCTAAAACATCATGAAGAATCAGAAACGAAATCCAAATTGGACCTAAAGATCCTTGCTAAGGAAGTCAAGTCTCTTCGAAATTCTCAGTTAGAGTTGAAGCAGGATCTTGTTAGGTTGGCAAATGAAAAGATTGAAGCAGAG AGGATTCTTCAGGAGGAAAGGCAAAGAAGGGAACACTCTAATGCTGCTAATGCGAAGCTGCTGCATGAGTGTGAAGTTCTCCGCAGTCGACTTGAAGAGTGCAGTGttaatttcctaattgaagaagaaattaaacTCTCCATGGACACTTCATCTCCTTCTGAAGCAATTGATATATTGGGTACATCCGATAATCGAATAGGTCTTCTGCTTGCGGAG GCACAGCTCCTTGCAGAAGACGTTGAGAATATCGTCGCTTCTGCAAGTTCCAGTACAGCTGGCCGAGCTACAAGAACACGGGATGATGAATTGAGGAAGATGCTGACAGATGTGTTCATCGACAATGCTAGTTTACGAACCCAAATTAACTCTATTCTTCGCTATGCTCTTGATAAATCTCCTGATAAATCTGAGAAAGATGCTGAAGAAACCTCCTCTAGAGAGAGcattctttcaaaatttttagaacggtga
- the LOC113740089 gene encoding zinc finger BED domain-containing protein DAYSLEEPER-like gives MAALIDNNGTPNSDAQPNKRRRKKSVVWEHFTVENIDADCTRAFCKQCKKSFAYITGSKLAGTSHLKRHIALGICPVSKLNKEKNQSSPYIPNPKTNGSADAVDRKRKRRRATSGLTAISFDQESCSHEIAKMIIKHDYPLHIVENPGFVRFARALHPQYNSVNINMIEAHVVNIYLREKQNLLSLLAGAPGRISLSLDLWTSDKTVGYAILTGQFVDCDWNLHRRILSVITLPFPDSESAFNHAVAACFTDWCFENKLFTLTLNQSFSSETIRANLRGLLSIKNSVIVNGQLIIGSCYAHALGSTAQDALWSMRNTLEKVRRIVKYVITSEVHREKFAEVKQKLQVPSTKSLVLDDQTNWNTTYEMLLAASELKEVFYFLDISDTQNQIIPSMDEWREVETLCTYLKLLHDAASILTAEVNPTSNTFFHEVWKIQLELMHAARSPDLFTRNLTKPLKDRFDRYWKDCNLVLAVAVVMDPRFKMKLVEFSFSRIYENEAETWIKLVDEGLHELYLDYVLESLPPPTFLDEASESIIKAEISQDDCLLSSADGLSDFDIYISEIMSSNQMKSELDQYLEESLLPRVQDFDALGLWKLNRLKYPTLSRMASDVLSIPVSTVAPDSVFDTAERKMDSFRSTLSPTTLEALVCSKDWLKYESPDTSLDMQTAIVSVER, from the coding sequence ATGGCTGCCCTTATTGACAACAACGGAACACCAAATTCAGATGCACAACCCAATAAGCGCAGGAGAAAAAAGTCTGTTGTTTGGGAACACTTCACAGTAGAAAACATTGATGCAGACTGTACCAGAGCCTTTTGTAAGCAGTGCAAAAAGTCATTTGCCTACATTACTGGTTCAAAACTAGCTGGCACAAGCCACCTCAAACGGCATATTGCCCTAGGTATTTGTCCGGTGAGCAAGCTTAATAAGGAGAAAAATCAGTCATCTCCCTACATTCCAAACCCCAAAACCAATGGCTCAGCAGATGCTGTTGATAGAAAAAGGAAGAGGCGTAGGGCTACCTCTGGACTCACAGCCATTTCCTTTGATCAAGAAAGTTGCAGCCATGAGATAGCGAAAATGATTATTAAACATGATTATCCACTTCACATAGTGGAAAACCCTGGTTTCGTTAGGTTTGCACGGGCTCTTCATCCTCAGTATAATTCAGTTAACATAAACATGATTGAAGCTCATGTAGTGAACATCTACTTGAGAGAGAAGCAAAATCTTTTGAGCCTTCTTGCTGGAGCTCCCGGTCGCATTAGCCTGAGTTTGGATTTGTGGACTTCAGATAAAACTGTAGGTTATGCAATTTTAACAGGGCAGTTTGTTGATTGTGATTGGAACTTGCACCGGCGGATCCTTAGTGTTATCACGTTGCCATTTCCTGATTCAGAATCTGCCTTCAATCATGCAGTTGCTGCTTGCTTTACAGATTGGTGTTTTGAGAACAAACTATTTACCCTCACTCTTAATCAATCCTTCAGTAGCGAGACTATTAGAGCAAATCTTAGAGGTCTATTATCGATCAAGAATTCGGTTATTGTCAATGGTCAACTGATTATTGGCAGCTGTTATGCTCATGCGTTAGGTAGTACTGCACAGGATGCGTTGTGGTCAATGAGGAACACCCTTGAAAAAGTCCGTCGAATTGTGAAGTATGTGATTACTTCGGAAGTTCATCGAGAAAAGTTTGCTGAAGTGAAACAAAAGCTTCAAGTGCCCAGCACAAAGAGCTTGGTCCTTGATGACCAAACCAACTGGAATACTACCTATGAAATGCTATTGGCTGCTTCTGAGTTAAAGGAAGTGTTTTATTTCTTAGATATCTCTGATACACAGAACCAAATAATTCCATCAATGGATGAGTGGAGGGAAGTTGAAACTCTATGCACATATTTGAAGCTTTTACATGATGCTGCCAGCATTTTAACTGCCGAAGTTAACCCAACTTCAAATACATTCTTTCATGAAGTGTGGAAAATTCAGCTTGAATTGATGCATGCTGCCAGGAGCCCAGATCTGTTTACTAGAAACCTGACTAAGCCTCTGAAGGATAGGTTTGATAGGTATTGGAAGGACTGCAACCTAGTTTTAGCTGTTGCTGTTGTCATGGATCCCAGATTCAAGATGAAGCTTGTGGAGTTCAGTTTTTCCAGGATCTATGAAAATGAAGCTGAAACTTGGATCAAGCTTGTTGACGAGGGACTGCATGAACTCTATCTTGATTATGTTCTGGAGTCACTTCCTCCACCTACATTCTTGGACGAAGCTAGTGAATCCATCATAAAAGCAGAGATATCTCAAGATGATTGTCTACTTTCAAGTGCTGATGGTCTTTCCGATTTTGACATCTATATCTCAGAGATCATGAGTAGCAACCAGATGAAATCAGAACTAGATCAGTATCTGGAAGAATCTCTTTTGCCTCGTGTACAAGATTTTGATGCTTTGGGTTTGTGGAAGTTAAATAGATTGAAGTATCCAACCCTATCGAGAATGGCATCAGATGTTTTGTCTATTCCCGTCTCAACAGTTGCTCCTGATTCCGTATTTGATACCGCAGAGAGAAAGATGGATAGCTTCCGAAGCACCTTAAGCCCAACAACTCTTGAAGCGCTTGTCTGTTCGAAGGATTGGCTCAAATACGAATCTCCAGATACAAGTTTGGATATGCAAACTGCAATTGTTAGTGTGGAAAGATAG
- the LOC140005137 gene encoding putative pentatricopeptide repeat-containing protein At3g15930, whose amino-acid sequence MHHLYSLMHNRAVKKTIYFISVSTAYPIRSLHTAPAAHQNLGYPFQNSKTLDQLKQIHSLAIQKGLALDVSAYSKIISFCCAKDAGDMDYALHVFDTILEPNVFLWNTMIKGYSQTCYPEYAIVLYKKMLERNVKPDNYTFPFLLKGFNRDFPLECGKGTHAHICKFGFDSNEFVQQSLIHVYCLSGQIDMARLVFDTSKKSEAVTWNTMISGYNRMGQFEESRKLFKEMEKRALPTSVTLVLVLSACSELKDLDAAKHVHQCIQDGRIESNLTLNNALIDIYAACGQVNVALGIFISMNNRDVISWTALIKGYINAGQVDKAQRYFDLMPRKDSVSWTAMIDGYLKTNRFKDVLLLFREMQAANVEPDKFTIVSIITACAHLGALELGEWVRTYTDKLNIDCDIHVGNALIDMYFKCGDVEKATRMFHRMPQRDKFSWTAMIVGLATNGRGREALNMFAKMLNVSETPDEITYIGVLSACTHSGLVNEGRSFFISMTTQHGIVPNVVHYGCMVDLLGRAGLLKEAHKFINDMPMKANTIIWGALLAACRVHKDVEMAEMAAKQLLQLEPENGAAYVLLCNVYAACKKWDNLRELRSVIMERGIKKTPGCSLIEMNGGVHEFVAGDTSHPQSQEIYLKLEEMTENLKLAGYLPDTSEVFLDISEKEKEKAVSRHSEKLAIAFGLLSSGPDVVIRIVKSLRMCTDCHHVAKLLSSIYERELTVRDRTRFHHFRQGSCSCKDYW is encoded by the coding sequence ATGCACCATTTGTACTCTCTTATGCACAATCGAGCTGTCAAAAAGACTATTTATTTTATCTCAGTTTCTACCGCTTACCCAATTCGTAGCCTGCATACCGCTCCAGCAGCCCATCAAAATCTGGGTTATCCCTTCCAAAACAGCAAAACCCTGGACCAACTCAAGCAAATTCACTCCCTAGCTATCCAGAAAGGCTTAGCTTTAGACGTTTCAGCGTATTCAAAAATCATTTCTTTTTGCTGCGCTAAAGATGCTGGTGACATGGATTATGCTCTCCACGTATTTGACACAATTCTCGAACCAAATGTCTTCCTCTGGAATACAATGATAAAGGGTTATTCCCAAACCTGTTATCCTGAGTATGCAATTGTTTTGTACAAGAAGATGTTAGAGAGGAACGTGAAACCAGATAACTACACGTTCCCCTTCTTGCTCAAGGGGTTTAATCGAGATTTTCCCTTGGAATGTGGGAAAGGAACACATGCCCACATATGTAAATTTGGTTTTGATTCTAATGAATTTGTTCAGCAATCTTTGATCCATGTCTATTGTTTGTCTGGCCAGATTGATATGGCTCGGCTGGTTTTTGACACGAGTAAGAAAAGTGAAGCAGTTACTTGGAACACAATGATTTCTGGATATAACAGAATGGGACAATTTGAGGAGTCCAGAAAGCTTTtcaaagaaatggagaagagagCGTTGCCCACTTCAGTGACTCTTGTTTTGGTATTATCAGCTTGCTCAGAGCTAAAGGATCTGGATGCTGCAAAACACGTTCATCAGTGTATTCAAGATGGCAGGATTGAGTCAAATCTGACACTGAATAACGCTCTAATTGACATATATGCAGCTTGTGGGCAGGTGAATGTAGCACTGGGTATTTTTATTAGTATGAACAACAGAGATGTAATATCATGGACAGCACTGATCAAAGGGTATATCAATGCTGGGCAAGTTGACAAAGCACAACGATATTTTGATCTGATGCCTCGAAAGGATTCTGTTTCTTGGACTGCAATGATTGATGGGTATCTCAAAACCAACCGATTTAAAGATGTCTTGTTGCTTTTCCGTGAGATGCAAGCTGCTAATGTTGAACCTGATAAATTTACTATTGTTAGCATCATCACTGCTTGTGCACACCTAGGTGCCCTTGAACTAGGGGAATGGGTGAGAACTTACACTGACAAATTAAACATAGACTGTGATATACATGTCGGCAATGCTCTTATAGACATGTATTTCAAATGTGGAGATGTGGAAAAGGCAACTAGGATGTTTCACAGAATGCCCCAAAGGGACAAATTCAGTTGGACTGCCATGATTGTTGGTCTTGCTACTAATGGGCGTGGTAGAGAGGCTCTTAATATGTTTGCGAAGATGCTGAATGTTTCAGAGACACCTGATGAAATAACTTATATAGGCGTTTTAAGTGCTTGTACTCATTCTGGCTTGGTAAATGAAGGAAGAAGTTTTTTCATCAGTATGACCACCCAGCATGGAATAGTACCTAACGTGGTGCATTATGGGTGCATGGTTGATCTTCTTGGTCGAGCTGGGCTCTTAAAAGAGGCACATAAGTTTATAAATGATATGCCAATGAAAGCAAATACAATTATCTGGGGAGCTCTTCTCGCTGCTTGTAGAGTTCATAAAGATGTAGAGATGGCTGAAATGGCAGCCAAACAGCTTCTTCAGTTAGAACCTGAAAATGGAGCTGCCTATGTTCTCCTATGCAATGTATATGCTGCTTGCAAGAAGTGGGATAACTTGCGCGAGTTGAGAAGCGTTATTATGGAAAGAGGCATCAAGAAAACACCAGGCTGCAGTTTAATCGAGATGAATGGTGGAGTTCATGAATTTGTAGCTGGAGACACATCCCATCCTCAATCTCAAGAAATATACTTGAAGCTGGAGGAGATGACAGAAAATCTGAAATTGGCAGGGTATCTCCCTGATACTTCAGAGGTGTTCCTTGACATttcagaaaaagagaaagaaaaagcagtCAGTCGGCACAGTGAGAAATTAGCTATTGCCTTTGGTCTGCTGAGCTCAGGACCTGATGTAGTGATCAGAATAGTGAAAAGCCTAAGGATGTGTACAGACTGTCATCATGTAGCTAAGTTATTGTCAAGTATTTACGAGAGAGAACTGACTGTAAGAGATCGAACTAGATTCCACCATTTCAGGCAAGGGTCATGCTCTTGTAAGGATTATTGGTGA
- the LOC113741537 gene encoding uncharacterized protein, with product MKFKANLTDHGVNLLEKRFLPALDKMGKICHLYLTRDHFFFLHNLLNGDGIQSIAQFKKEALFEDYRISSQNEDRIAFAIDLSLLHRALRSIITVYAEFSSHGVGGVVSNQIQIRLVKKLPAHSQQPTPFLTFETKGYKSAVIQDVPISKPLSRADMAELQAALDTAQEMPRTLVKVRDMNQLEQFVDRMKHVGDVMNVSISKYGDLHLQISTTLITLGAEFRKLLVLGEQAEVPRGEGNLSAQTRTQRAIQRGDAMIVQVSVKHFFKSLQCHLAKPDCAFYGITSQGACLTVIFQFFVPGTRQTDKSISLHCRLPVLDPGSN from the coding sequence ATGAAGTTCAAGGCAAACTTAACCGACCATGGTGTAAACTTATTAGAAAAAAGATTTTTGCCAGCCCTAGACAAGATGGGAAAAATCTGCCATCTTTACCTCACTAGAgatcacttctttttcctccacaaTCTCCTTAACGGTGATGGGATCCAATCCATAGCCCAGTTCAAAAAAGAAGCCCTTTTCGAAGATTATCGAATTTCTAGCCAAAATGAAGACAGAATTGCCTTTGCCATTGATCTTTCCCTCCTCCACCGTGCCCTTCGCAGCATTATTACCGTTTATGCTGAATTTAGTAGCCATGGCGTTGGTGGGGTGGTGTCGAATCAGATTCAGATTAGACTGGTTAAGAAATTGCCTGCTCATTCTCAGCAGCCAACGCCTTTTTTGACATTTGAGACTAAAGGGTACAAGTCTGCTGTGATTCAAGATGTGCCCATTTCGAAACCTTTGTCGAGGGCTGACATGGCAGAGCTTCAAGCTGCGTTGGATACTGCACAAGAAATGCCGAGGACTTTGGTTAAAGTGAGGGATATGAATCAGCTTGAGCAGTTTGTTGATAGGATGAAGCATGTTGGTGATGTGATGAACGTGTCTATAAGCAAGTACGGGGATTTGCATTTGCAAATTTCAACAACTTTGATTACGTTAGGAGCCGAGTTTAGGAAGCTGTTGGTTTTAGGTGAGCAGGCTGAGGTGCCTCGTGGGGAAGGGAATTTGAGTGCTCAGACTAGGACCCAAAGGGCTATTCAGAGAGGTGATGCAATGATTGTGCAAGTTAGTGTCAAGCATTTTTTCAAGAGTCTTCAGTGTCATTTGGCGAAGCCTGATTGTGCTTTCTATGGGATTACTTCACAGGGTGCTTGCTTGACTGTGATTTTTCAGTTCTTTGTTCCTGGTACTCGTCAAACTGACAAGTCGATAAGTCTTCATTGCAGGCTTCCTGTACTTGATCCTGGCTCTAATTGA
- the LOC113741990 gene encoding protein FAR1-RELATED SEQUENCE 6, which produces MDEVSLNSEPVYDDEAENFEIDGDCAMTEYVGEAGVLQGENPLPPAVGMEFETYEDVYYFYNCYAQQQGFGVRVSNTWYRKSKEKYRGKLSCSSAGFKKKTEANRPRPQTRTGCPAMIKFRLMENKRWWVIEVELEHNHLLTPTSGKFYKSHRNVGLGSKRPLQVDGPEEIQKIRLFRTVIIDREYNGSANVDEGKLRNNVDQFNNQLRLKQGDAQSIHKFFTHQQLMNLNFFYVMDLNEKGCLRNVFWADARSRATYGYFGDVVVINTSCLTTKHEVPLVIFTGVNHHGHSVLLGCGLVAGGNVESYVWLFRAWLTYMVGRSPHAIITDQNKSLKIALAEVFPRASHFIYMTSILKQLPHELGGVSECEAVMEAFTRLVYDPFRAVDFEAAWEDMMDRHGIRHHKWLQTLYEDRKHWVPVYIKETFLAGMFPMKESERVTSPFEGYLSKDTSLKDFLNSYDQALKEIDQREVMADMESRNPCGMLKSTFYLELQLSKLYTSNIFMKFQEEVVGMLSCFNPRQMSMDGSVISYLVTEHAEVEDNRRETRDFEVSYNTSDGEILCLCGLFSFKGYLCRHALCVLNQNGVEEIPPQYILSRWRKDIHRNYDFEYGYDGIDSNNPLHRYDNLYKCITKVVEEGRKSHDRYKYTLQALDDILSKIRLQDDHLV; this is translated from the coding sequence GGCAGAGAATTTTGAGATTGATGGAGATTGTGCCATGACTGAATACGTTGGTGAGGCTGGTGTCCTTCAGGGGGAAAATCCCCTGCCTCCTGCTGTTGGAATGGAGTTTGAAACCTATGAGGATGTTTATTACTTCTACAATTGTTATGCTCAGCAGCAAGGATTTGGAGTCCGAGTTAGCAATACGTGGTACAGAAAGAGCAAAGAGAAATACAGGGGAAAGTTAAGCTGCAGCAGCGCAGGGTTCAAGAAGAAAACTGAAGCAAACCGACCAAGACCACAAACAAGAACTGGCTGCCCTGCAATGATAAAGTTCAGGTTGATGGAGAACAAGAGATGGTGGGTAATTGAAGTGGAACTTGAACACAACCATTTACTCACTCCAACTAGTGGGAAATTTTATAAATCTCACAGGAATGTTGGCCTTGGAAGCAAAAGGCCCCTGCAGGTCGATGGTCCTGAAGAAATTCAGAAGATAAGGTTGTTCAGAACAGTTATTATTGATAGAGAGTATAATGGAAGTGCTAATGTTGACGAAGGTAAACTCAGGAATAATGTTGATCAGTTCAATAATCAGCTGAGACTTAAGCAAGGAGATGCTCAATCAATACATAAGTTTTTCACTCATCAGCAATTGATGAATCTGAACTTCTTCTACGTGatggatttaaatgagaaagGATGTCTGAGGAATGTATTCTGGGCTGATGCAAGGTCAAGAGCTACGTATGGTTATTTTGGTGATGTTGTTGTAATCAACACTTCATGCTTAACCACCAAGCATGAGGTGCCATTGGTGATATTTACTGGAGTTAATCACCACGGACACTCTGTGCTACTAGGATGCGGTTTGGTTGCAGGTGGTAATGTAGAGTCATATGTATGGCTGTTTAGGGCATGGCTAACATACATGGTAGGACGCTCTCCTCACGCTATCATCACCGACCAAaataaatccttgaaaattgctcTTGCTGAAGTTTTCCCCAGAGCTTCTCATTTCATTTATATGACAAGTATCTTAAAGCAACTTCCACATGAACTTGGAGGAGTGAGTGAATGTGAAGCAGTTATGGAGGCATTTACTAGGTTAGTTTACGACCCATTTAGGGCAGTTGATTTTGAAGCAGCCTGGGAGGATATGATGGATCGCCATGGAATTAGGCATCATAAATGGCTTCAAACATTATATGAAGACCGTAAGCACTGGGTCCCGGTCTATATAAAGGAGACATTTCTGGCAGGAATGTTTCCCATGAAAGAAAGTGAAAGAGTTACTTCTCCTTTTGAGGGATATTTGTCCAAAGACACTTCTTTGAAGGATTTTCTCAATAGCTATGATCAAGCTCTCAAAGAAATTGATCAAAGAGAGGTAATGGCTGACATGGAATCGAGAAATCCTTGTGGGATGTTAAAGTCAACATTTTATTTGGAGTTGCAGCTGTCAAAGTTGTACACAAGCAACATATTTATGAAGTTTCAAGAAGAAGTGGTGGGAAtgctttcttgttttaatcCTAGGCAGATGAGCATGGATGGATCAGTCATAAGTTACCTAGTCACAGAACATGCTGAAGTTGAGGATAACAGGAGGGAAACAAGAGACTTTGAGGTCTCTTACAATACATCTGATGGGGAGATTCTTTGCCTATGTGGTTTATTTAGTTTCAAAGGTTATTTGTGCAGGCATGCACTCTGTGTTTTAAACCAGAATGGTGTGGAGGAGATCCCGCCTCAATACATCCTTTCAAGATGGAGAAAGGATATTCATCGCAATTATGATTTTGAATATGGTTACGACGGTATTGACAGTAACAACCCACTTCACAGGTATGATAACCTATATAAATGCATCACAAAGGTTGTCGAAGAAGGGAGGAAATCTCATGATCGATACAAGTATACCCTGCAAGCATTGGATGATATACTCAGCAAGATTCGTCTTCAAGACGATCATCTGGTCTAA